A stretch of Arachis hypogaea cultivar Tifrunner chromosome 15, arahy.Tifrunner.gnm2.J5K5, whole genome shotgun sequence DNA encodes these proteins:
- the LOC112750689 gene encoding nucleobase-ascorbate transporter 6, whose protein sequence is MAGGGGGGGGGGGKSDEPQPHPPKDQLPNISYCITSPPPWPEAILLGFQHFLVMLGTTVLIPTALVPQMGGGNEEKAKVIQTLLFVAGINTLLQTLFGTRLPAVIGGSYTFVPTTISIILAGRFSGEPDPIEKFKRIMRAIQGALIVASTLQIVLGFSGLWRNVARFLSPLSAVPLVSLVGFGLYELGFPGVAKCVEIGLPELVLLVFVSQYVPHVLGSGKHIFDRFAVIFTVVIVWVYAHILTVGGAYNNAAPKTQLSCRTDRAGLINAAPWIRVPYPFQWGAPSFDAGEAFAMMMAAFVALVESSGAFIAVYRYASATPLPPSILSRGIGWQGVGILLSGLFGTVNGSSVSVENAGLLALTKVGSRRVVQISAGFMIFFSILGKFGAVFASIPPPIVAALYCLFFAYVGAGGISFLQFCNLNSFRTKFILGFSVFLGLSVPQYFNEYTAINGFGPVHTGARWFNDIINVPFQSKPFVAGVVAYFLDNTLHKRDGAIRKDRGKHWWDKYRSFKGDSRSEEFYSLPFNLNKYFPSV, encoded by the exons atggcaggaggaggaggaggaggaggaggaggaggaggaaaatcAGATGAGCCACAACCACATCCACCGAAGGATCAGTTACCAAATATCTCTTACTGCATTACTAGTCCACCTCCATGGC CTGAGGCCATACTTCTTGGTTTTCAACATTTTCTTGTGATGCTTGGAACAACTGTGCTTATTCCCACTGCTCTTGTCCCTCAAATGGGAGGTGGCAAT GAGGAGAAGGCAAAAGTGATCCAAACATTACTATTTGTAGCTGGTATTAACACATTGTTGCAAACACTGTTTGGAACTCGACTACCTGCAGTCATAGGAGGATCTTATACCTTTGTTCCGACCACAATCTCGATAATTCTTGCCGGTCGATTCAGTGGTGAACCAGATCCCATAGAG AAATTCAAGAGAATAATGCGGGCAATCCAGGGTGCTCTTATTGTTGCTTCAACACTGCAAATAGTACTAGGCTTTAGTGGCCTCTGGCGTAACGTTGCGAG GTTCTTAAGTCCTCTTTCGGCTGTTCCTTTGGTATCTCTGGTTGGTTTCGGCTTGTACGAGTTAGGATTTCCTGGG GTTGCTAAATGTGTTGAGATTGGACTGCCAGAACTTGTATTGCTAGTATTTGTCTCACAG TATGTGCCCCATGTGTTAGGTTCCGGGAAGCATATCTTCGACCGTTTCGCAGTCATTTTTACAGTTGTAATTGTGTGGGTATATGCTCATATACTCACCGTCGGAGGGGCCTATAACAATGCCGCACCCAAAACACAGTTGTCCTGCCGCACCGACCGTGCTGGACTTATTAATGCAGCTCCTTG GATAAGAGTTCCATATCCCTTCCAATGGGGAGCACCTTCGTTTGATGCAGGAGAAGCCTTTGCCATGATGATGGCCGCTTTCGTTGCTCTTGTAGAG TCCAGTGGAGCTTTTATTGCTGTATATAGGTATGCCAGTGCAACTCCTTTACCTCCCTCTATTCTCAGTAGGGGTATCGGTTGGCAG GGAGTTGGCATTCTGTTATCGGGATTGTTCGGAACTGTGAACGGATCCTCAGTATCTGT AGAAAATGCAGGCCTGTTGGCTTTGACCAAAGTTGGAAGCAGAAGAGTTGTGCAAATATCTGCCGGATTTATGATTTTCTTTTCAATACTTG GGAAATTTGGAGCGGTTTTCGCATCGATCCCGCCTCCCATTGTTGCTGCTCTTTACTGCTTGTTCTTTGCTTATGTCG GTGCTGGGGGTATAAGTTTCCTTCAGTTCTGCAATCTCAACAGTTTTAGGACAAAGTTCATACTAGGCTTCTCTGTGTTCCTTGGCTTGTCAGTGCCTCAGTACTTCAATGAGTACACAGCAATTAATGGTTTTGGACCAGTCCACACTGGTGCCAGATGG TTCAATGATATAATAAATGTGCCATTCCAATCAAAGCCATTTGTTGCGGGTGTTGTGGCATATTTCCTAGACAACACACTACACAAGAGAGACGGTGCTATAAGAAAAGACAGAGGAAAACATTGGTGGGACAAGTATAGGTCTTTCAAGGGTGACTCAAGAAGTGAGGAGTTTTATTCACTTCCTTTCAATCTAAACAAGTACTTCCCATCTGTTTAA